A genomic segment from Gorilla gorilla gorilla isolate KB3781 chromosome 3, NHGRI_mGorGor1-v2.1_pri, whole genome shotgun sequence encodes:
- the TRIM61 gene encoding putative tripartite motif-containing protein 61, producing MEFVMALADLRAEASCPICLDYLKDPVTISCGHNFCLSCIIMSWKDLHDSFPCPFCHFCCPERKFISNPQLGSLTEIAKQLQIRSKKRKRQEEKHVCKKHNQVLTFFCQKDLELLCPRCSLSTDHQHHCVWPIKKAASYHRKKLEEYNASWKERVELIEKVITMQTRKSLELKKKVKHRAEEVKSEFEQLRLFLQNEQETVLRQLQDEEMDILAQLNESLTKFSDYTSSLKYLLKEIESMYVKSELELLANVKDICHRYKNLKFPELFLFKLKKYGYHLPPQYSGLDKIIKRFQVDVILDPETAHRKLIVSEDRKTVRYGNATQNVPHNPRRFYLLPAVLGSKGYSCGRQYWEVEVKDKPEWILGVCSDCLPRRRKSQPILVQDGLWGIWRSSQNNYIVLGHKEIILLPQVIPSKIGIFLDYEMNEVSFYNLNDKSLLYTFNDNFTGALWPYFYTGTDSKPLKISTVTDSE from the coding sequence ATGGAATTTGTGATGGCCCTGGCTGACCTCCGAGCAGAGGCTAGCTGTCCCATCTGTCTGGACTATTTGAAAGACCCAGTGACCATCAGCTGTGGGCATAACTTCTGTCTCTCCTGCATCATTATGTCCTGGAAGGATCTACATGATAGTTTCCCCTGCCCCTTTTGCCACTTTTGCTGTCCAGAAAGGAAATTTATAAGCAATCCCCAGCTGGGTAGTTTGACTGAAATTGCTAAGCAACTCCAGATAAGAagcaagaagaggaagaggcaggaagagaaGCATGTGTGTAAGAAGCATAATCAGGTTTTGACTTTCTTCTGTCAGAAAGACCTAGAGCTTTTATGTCCAAGGTGCAGTTTGTCCACTGATCACCAGCATCACTGTGTTTGGCCCATAAAGAAGGCTGCCTCCTATCATAGGAAAAAACTGGAGGAATACAATGCATCATGGAAGGAGAGAGTGGAACTAATTGAAAAAGTCATAACTATGCAAACCAGGAAATCACTGGAACTGAAGAAAAAGGTAAAACATAGGGCAGAAGAAGTCAAGTCTGAATTTGAGCAACTTAGGTTATTTCTCCAAAATGAGCAAGAGACTGTTCTGAGGCAATTACAAGATGAAGAGATGGATATTTTAGCACAACTAAATGAAAGCCTAACAAAATTTTCAGATTATACCTCCTCATTAAAATATctactaaaggagatagagagcATGTATGTAAAGTCAGAACTGGAATTACTGGCAAATGTTAAGGATATCTGTCACAGATATAAGAATTTAAAATTCCCTGAGCTgtttttattcaaattaaaaaaatatggttACCATCTGCCTCCACAATATTCTGGCCTAGACAAAATTATCAAGCGATTTCAAGTAGATGTAATTCTAGATCCTGAAACAGCACATCGTAAACTTATAGTCTCAGAAGATAGAAAAACTGTGCGCTATGGAAATGCAACACAAAATGTACCTCATAACCCAAGAAGATTTTATCTCCTCCCAGCTGTTCTGGGTTCTAAGGGATATAGTTGTGGCAGGCAGTACTGGGAAGTAGAAGTGAAAGACAAGCCTGAATGGATTCTTGGTGTCTGTAGTGACTGTCTTCCCAGAAGGAGGAAGAGTCAACCAATATTAGTACAGGATGGATTATGGGGAATTTGGCGATCTAGTCAGAATAATTATATTGTATTGGGCCACAAGGAAATTATTCTGCTGCCACAAGTAATTCCTAGTAAGATTGGCATTTTTTTAGACTATGAAATGAATGAAGTTTCCTTTTATAATTTGAATGATAAATCTCTTCTCTATACTTTTAATGATAATTTTACAGGAGCACTTTGGCCTTATTTTTATACTGGAACTGACTCAAAACCCCTTAAAATTTCTACAGTAACAGATTCTGAATGA